In Prescottella soli, a genomic segment contains:
- the infB gene encoding translation initiation factor IF-2 yields MAGKARVHELAKELGVTSKELLARLKEQGEFVKSASSTVEAPVARRLRESFPSAKSEGGKPEGSESAPRPAAKPGVPGASAPKPGAPRPGPKPAPAAPAAPAAATPAPSAPAAPSAPAAQVPGPRPGPAPTPGPKPAPQAPAAPAAPAAPAAAAPTAPGPKPGGPRPGPKPPRVGNNPYSSAPADRPAPRPAPGAPRPGAPRPGPQGGAPRPGAPGAPRPAAGPGGPRPAPGQGGPRPSPGSMPPRPNPGAMPQRAARPAPGAGRPGGRPGGGAGRPGGGGGGYRGGGGAPGAGAPGAGAGAGAPGGFRGRPGGGGGRPGGRGGAAGAFGRPGGAPRRGRKSKRAKRAEYESMQAPAVGGVRLPRGNGETIRLARGASLSDFADKIDANPAALVQALFNLGEMVTATQSVNDETLELLGGEMNYVVQVVSPEDEDRELLESFDLTYGEDAGDEDDLASRPPVVTVMGHVDHGKTRLLDTIRKANVREGEAGGITQHIGAYQVLTELDGNERLVTFIDTPGHEAFTAMRARGAKATDIAILVVAADDGVMPQTVEAINHAQAADVPIVVAVNKIDKEGADPAKIRGQLTEYGLVAEEYGGETMFVDISAKQGTNIDALLEAVLLTADASLDLRANPDMEAQGVAIEAHLDRGRGPVATVLIQRGTLRVGDSIVAGDAYGRVRRMIDEHGDDVEEALPSRPVQVVGFTSVPGAGDNLLVVDEDRIARQIADRRNARKRNALAARSRKRISLEDLDAALKEHNELNLILKGDNSGTVEALEEALMGIEIDDEVQLRVIDRGVGGITETNVNLASASNAIIIGFNVRAEGKATELANREGVDIRYYSVIYQALDEVEKALKGMLKPVYEEVSLGKAEIRAMFRSSKIGNIAGCLVTSGIVRRNAKARLIRDNAVIAETMTISSLKREKDDATEVREGYECGLTVTYSDIKVGDVIEAYELREKPRD; encoded by the coding sequence GTGGCAGGCAAAGCCCGCGTGCACGAGTTGGCGAAAGAACTCGGTGTCACAAGTAAGGAACTACTCGCACGGCTCAAGGAGCAGGGCGAGTTCGTGAAGTCGGCGTCCTCGACCGTCGAGGCGCCCGTCGCCCGTCGTCTGCGGGAGTCGTTCCCGTCGGCGAAGTCCGAAGGCGGCAAGCCGGAAGGCTCGGAAAGCGCTCCGCGTCCGGCCGCGAAGCCCGGCGTGCCCGGTGCTTCCGCACCCAAGCCCGGTGCCCCGCGCCCCGGCCCCAAGCCCGCCCCGGCTGCTCCCGCAGCCCCGGCGGCAGCAACCCCGGCACCCTCCGCACCGGCTGCGCCCAGCGCACCGGCCGCTCAGGTCCCCGGTCCCCGTCCGGGTCCGGCGCCCACGCCGGGACCGAAGCCTGCTCCGCAGGCGCCTGCTGCTCCGGCCGCTCCCGCGGCCCCGGCGGCAGCAGCCCCGACCGCACCGGGCCCCAAGCCCGGTGGTCCGCGCCCCGGCCCCAAGCCGCCGCGTGTCGGTAACAACCCGTACTCGTCGGCTCCGGCCGACCGTCCGGCCCCGCGTCCGGCTCCCGGTGCACCCCGTCCGGGTGCTCCGCGTCCGGGCCCGCAGGGTGGCGCGCCCCGTCCGGGTGCTCCCGGCGCTCCGCGTCCGGCTGCCGGCCCCGGTGGTCCGCGTCCGGCGCCCGGCCAGGGCGGTCCCCGTCCCAGCCCCGGCTCCATGCCTCCGCGCCCGAACCCGGGTGCGATGCCTCAGCGCGCAGCCCGTCCGGCTCCCGGTGCGGGTCGCCCGGGTGGTCGCCCCGGTGGCGGCGCCGGTCGTCCCGGTGGCGGCGGCGGCGGTTACCGCGGCGGCGGTGGCGCTCCCGGTGCCGGTGCTCCCGGTGCAGGTGCAGGTGCCGGCGCTCCCGGTGGATTCCGGGGTCGCCCCGGTGGCGGCGGCGGTCGTCCGGGTGGTCGCGGCGGTGCCGCGGGTGCGTTCGGTCGCCCCGGTGGTGCACCGCGTCGTGGACGCAAGTCGAAGCGGGCGAAGCGCGCCGAGTACGAGAGCATGCAGGCTCCCGCAGTCGGCGGCGTGCGGCTGCCCCGCGGCAACGGCGAGACCATCCGTCTCGCCCGCGGCGCATCGCTGTCGGACTTTGCAGACAAGATCGACGCGAACCCCGCAGCACTGGTCCAGGCGTTGTTCAACCTCGGTGAGATGGTTACGGCCACTCAGTCGGTGAACGACGAGACCCTGGAGCTGCTCGGCGGCGAGATGAACTACGTCGTCCAGGTCGTCAGCCCGGAGGACGAGGATCGCGAGCTGCTCGAGTCGTTCGACCTGACCTACGGCGAGGACGCAGGCGACGAGGACGATCTCGCGTCCCGTCCGCCGGTGGTCACCGTCATGGGTCACGTCGACCACGGCAAGACCCGCCTGCTCGACACGATCCGCAAGGCCAACGTCCGCGAGGGCGAGGCCGGCGGCATCACGCAGCACATCGGCGCTTACCAGGTGCTGACCGAGCTGGACGGCAACGAGCGTCTGGTCACCTTCATCGACACCCCGGGTCACGAGGCGTTCACCGCCATGCGTGCCCGTGGTGCCAAGGCGACCGACATCGCGATCCTCGTGGTCGCGGCCGACGACGGCGTCATGCCGCAGACGGTCGAGGCCATCAACCACGCCCAGGCGGCCGACGTGCCGATCGTGGTCGCGGTCAACAAGATCGACAAGGAAGGCGCGGATCCGGCGAAGATTCGTGGCCAGCTCACCGAGTACGGCCTCGTCGCAGAGGAGTACGGCGGCGAGACCATGTTCGTCGACATCTCGGCCAAGCAGGGCACCAACATCGATGCCCTTCTGGAAGCAGTGCTCCTGACCGCGGATGCGTCTCTGGACCTGCGGGCCAACCCCGACATGGAGGCGCAGGGTGTCGCGATCGAGGCTCACCTCGACCGTGGCCGTGGCCCGGTGGCGACCGTGCTCATCCAGCGCGGCACGCTGCGGGTCGGCGACTCGATCGTCGCGGGCGACGCCTACGGTCGCGTCCGTCGCATGATCGACGAGCACGGCGACGACGTCGAGGAGGCTCTGCCTTCGCGGCCCGTCCAGGTGGTCGGCTTCACGTCGGTCCCCGGTGCAGGCGACAACCTGCTCGTGGTCGACGAGGACCGGATCGCCCGGCAGATCGCCGATCGCCGCAACGCACGCAAGCGCAACGCGCTCGCTGCACGCAGCCGCAAGCGCATCAGCCTGGAAGATCTGGATGCCGCGCTGAAGGAGCACAACGAGCTCAACCTCATCCTCAAGGGCGACAACTCCGGCACCGTCGAGGCGCTGGAAGAGGCCCTGATGGGGATCGAGATCGACGACGAGGTGCAGCTGCGGGTCATCGACCGCGGTGTCGGTGGCATCACCGAGACCAACGTCAACCTGGCGTCCGCGTCCAACGCGATCATCATCGGCTTCAACGTCCGTGCCGAGGGCAAGGCGACGGAGCTGGCGAACCGCGAGGGCGTCGACATCCGGTACTACTCGGTGATCTACCAGGCGCTGGACGAGGTGGAGAAGGCCCTCAAGGGCATGCTCAAGCCGGTCTACGAAGAGGTGTCGCTGGGCAAGGCCGAGATTCGCGCCATGTTCCGGTCCTCCAAGATCGGCAACATCGCCGGCTGCCTCGTCACCTCGGGCATCGTGCGCCGCAACGCGAAGGCACGTCTCATCCGCGACAACGCGGTGATCGCCGAGACCATGACGATCTCGTCGCTCAAGCGTGAGAAGGACGACGCGACCGAGGTCCGCGAAGGCTACGAGTGCGGTCTGACCGTCACGTACTCCGACATCAAGGTCGGCGACGTGATCGAGGCCTACGAGCTTCGCGAGAAGCCGCGCGACTAG
- a CDS encoding class I adenylate-forming enzyme family protein translates to MNVTADNLSSSRLRACHPDDRVDAYLARGWWRPDTVLDLLDGHVEARPGAPAVTDPGNLPELAGIAPESLTWAEFDAKVDDIAAKLHASQVCPGDTVAVLLPNSVALTATYFALWRLGAIAAPMPASYRRHELSRIVAASDAVGVVTATSLHDRTPHLEALSLVGELPSLRHVFTFGSAADGAGVPLDRDPATPDEVDAVRRAYRQLARTVNDCITICWTSGTEAAPKGVPRCHADWLAIGEAVQDGLQTEPDSVIVGPFPMVNMAGFATSLLPWLLGGGHLVQHHPLDLAVYLDQIQRHRATHTSMPPAILSMLLQNSGLRATFDLSSLRRVGSGGAPLPPGVVRDWQNDLGIEVLNFFGSNEGVCLLGAPSDTPDPMVRAEYLPNYGATSKTWVTSVAERTSVRLVDVATGEVVTELGGRGELRLKGPTVFAGYLAGTAASSPFDDDGYLCSGDVFELCGESGEYLKFVDRSKEIIIRGGMNIAPAEIEGLLLEHPAVSDVAVVGYDDVVLGEKCCAVVVPVPGEEVALDDLVGFLRAKDVASFKLPEKLVTVDELPRNPVGKLQRRELRVEIAQNG, encoded by the coding sequence ATGAACGTCACTGCGGACAACCTGTCCTCCAGCCGGTTACGCGCATGTCACCCGGACGACCGGGTCGACGCCTACCTCGCCCGCGGGTGGTGGCGCCCCGACACCGTGCTCGACCTTCTCGACGGGCACGTCGAGGCCCGGCCCGGCGCACCCGCGGTCACCGACCCCGGGAATCTGCCGGAGCTCGCGGGAATCGCGCCGGAATCCCTGACCTGGGCGGAGTTCGATGCGAAGGTCGACGACATCGCCGCGAAACTCCATGCGAGCCAGGTGTGCCCGGGAGACACCGTGGCAGTTCTGCTCCCGAACTCGGTTGCGCTCACCGCTACCTACTTCGCGTTGTGGCGGCTCGGGGCGATCGCGGCACCGATGCCGGCGTCGTACCGACGGCACGAGCTGAGCCGAATCGTGGCGGCGTCCGATGCGGTCGGCGTCGTGACCGCGACGAGTCTGCACGACCGGACGCCCCACCTCGAGGCTCTCTCCCTGGTCGGTGAGCTTCCCTCCCTGCGGCACGTCTTCACCTTCGGGTCGGCTGCCGACGGCGCCGGTGTGCCACTGGACCGCGACCCCGCGACCCCGGACGAGGTCGACGCGGTGCGTCGTGCGTATCGGCAGCTCGCGCGAACCGTCAACGACTGCATCACGATCTGCTGGACCAGCGGAACGGAGGCGGCGCCGAAGGGGGTTCCGCGGTGCCACGCCGACTGGCTGGCCATCGGGGAGGCAGTTCAGGACGGTTTGCAGACGGAACCGGATTCCGTCATCGTCGGGCCGTTCCCGATGGTCAACATGGCCGGGTTCGCGACGTCACTGCTGCCGTGGCTGCTCGGCGGCGGGCACCTCGTCCAGCACCACCCGCTCGATCTCGCGGTGTACCTCGATCAGATCCAGCGGCACCGCGCCACCCACACGAGCATGCCGCCGGCGATTCTCAGTATGCTGCTTCAGAATTCGGGCCTGCGCGCCACGTTCGACCTCTCGTCGCTGCGTAGGGTCGGCTCGGGCGGCGCACCGCTTCCGCCCGGCGTCGTCCGCGACTGGCAGAACGATCTCGGCATCGAGGTCCTCAACTTCTTCGGATCCAACGAGGGAGTCTGCCTGCTCGGCGCGCCGTCGGACACACCGGATCCCATGGTGCGCGCCGAGTACCTTCCGAACTACGGCGCGACCAGCAAAACCTGGGTCACGTCGGTGGCGGAGCGGACATCGGTCCGCCTCGTCGACGTGGCGACGGGTGAGGTGGTCACCGAGCTCGGCGGGCGCGGTGAGCTGCGACTGAAGGGGCCCACCGTCTTCGCCGGGTACCTCGCGGGCACGGCGGCGAGCAGCCCGTTCGACGACGATGGATACCTGTGCAGCGGAGACGTATTCGAGCTGTGCGGTGAGTCCGGCGAGTACCTGAAGTTCGTCGACCGCAGCAAGGAGATCATCATCCGGGGCGGGATGAACATCGCGCCGGCCGAGATCGAGGGACTGCTCCTCGAGCACCCCGCGGTCTCGGATGTCGCGGTCGTCGGCTACGACGACGTGGTCCTCGGCGAGAAGTGTTGCGCTGTGGTCGTTCCCGTGCCGGGGGAGGAGGTCGCACTCGACGACCTCGTCGGCTTCCTGCGTGCGAAGGACGTGGCGTCGTTCAAGCTGCCGGAGAAGCTCGTGACGGTCGACGAACTGCCCCGCAACCCGGTCGGCAAGCTGCAACGCCGCGAGTTGCGTGTCGAGATCGCGCAGAACGGCTGA
- a CDS encoding ferritin-like domain-containing protein has product MSNQNPGPEQQALIDALHAEYAAIFAYGLVAAFSNPNRSDLVAVNTAAHRARRDATIDALVAASVEPPPPEAGYSVPFPVTDPTSAAQLAAQVEADTAVAWRSVIERAQSEHTREVGVTALTEAAVRAANWRAILGVSPPTTAFPGQP; this is encoded by the coding sequence ATGAGCAATCAGAATCCCGGTCCCGAGCAGCAGGCGCTGATCGACGCGCTCCACGCGGAGTACGCCGCGATCTTCGCGTACGGGCTGGTGGCGGCGTTCTCCAACCCGAACCGATCCGATCTCGTCGCCGTGAACACCGCCGCGCACCGGGCCCGACGCGACGCGACGATCGACGCACTGGTCGCCGCCAGCGTCGAGCCCCCGCCGCCCGAGGCCGGCTACTCGGTCCCCTTCCCGGTGACCGATCCGACGTCCGCGGCCCAGTTGGCGGCCCAGGTGGAGGCGGACACCGCGGTCGCGTGGCGGTCGGTGATCGAACGCGCGCAGTCCGAGCACACCCGCGAAGTCGGCGTCACGGCTCTCACGGAAGCCGCTGTGCGAGCGGCGAACTGGCGCGCCATTCTCGGCGTCTCGCCACCGACGACGGCGTTCCCGGGGCAGCCCTGA
- a CDS encoding thiolase family protein, which yields MKVVSQFSNGVFVYDAVRTPKARVRRHGGTLADVPAYDLLAQLFSAVQERGLPPDVVDDILIGTSTAVGDQGGNVARSAALWAGWPDAVGAGVVSRLCCSGLDAIETASAKIASGIADVVVAGGVESMSRVPMMSDRPAFADDADLGERTGYVTIGVSADLTAAQYGFTRAELDECAVTSHRRALAAPTSDSIVPVRSGTGTILTADEGPRDDISLAGLADLAPLFGQDPLWERVARRLPGAPRPAVGLHTAATAPQLSDGAAVAVLGTRAASARIGSEPVAEVVGVAQAAVRSPLLTASAVASRRALDNAGISADRLDVVEANESFAASVLLMIRELKLDPDKVNPNGGSMATGHPLGAGGGVLLVNALDQLRRIDGEYALITIPAALGLGAAVVIRRLG from the coding sequence GACGCCGTCCGAACCCCCAAGGCCCGTGTCCGCCGACACGGCGGGACCCTCGCGGACGTCCCGGCCTACGACCTTCTGGCCCAGTTGTTCTCGGCCGTTCAGGAGCGTGGCCTGCCGCCGGATGTGGTGGACGACATCCTGATCGGGACGAGCACCGCCGTCGGGGACCAGGGCGGCAACGTCGCACGCTCTGCGGCCCTGTGGGCCGGATGGCCGGACGCCGTGGGCGCCGGTGTGGTGTCGAGACTGTGTTGTTCGGGACTCGACGCGATCGAGACGGCGTCCGCCAAGATCGCGTCGGGAATCGCCGATGTCGTCGTGGCCGGCGGCGTCGAATCGATGTCGCGCGTGCCGATGATGTCCGACCGGCCTGCCTTCGCGGACGACGCCGACCTCGGCGAACGAACCGGGTACGTCACGATCGGTGTATCGGCGGATCTCACCGCCGCGCAGTACGGATTCACGCGAGCCGAACTCGACGAGTGCGCCGTCACCTCGCACCGCCGGGCCCTCGCCGCACCCACGTCGGACTCGATCGTGCCGGTGCGCTCGGGAACCGGGACGATCCTCACCGCGGACGAAGGGCCCCGAGACGACATCAGCCTCGCCGGTCTCGCGGACCTGGCACCGCTGTTCGGTCAGGACCCGCTCTGGGAGCGGGTGGCGCGGCGGCTACCCGGCGCGCCGCGTCCCGCCGTCGGGCTGCACACCGCGGCGACCGCGCCGCAGCTGTCCGACGGTGCGGCGGTCGCGGTGCTCGGCACACGAGCTGCGTCGGCACGGATCGGCTCCGAGCCCGTGGCGGAGGTGGTCGGCGTCGCGCAGGCGGCGGTGCGCTCACCGTTGCTGACCGCCTCGGCGGTGGCATCGCGACGTGCCCTCGACAACGCCGGGATCTCCGCCGACCGACTCGATGTCGTCGAAGCGAACGAATCCTTTGCCGCCTCGGTGCTCCTGATGATCCGGGAGCTGAAGCTCGACCCGGACAAGGTCAACCCCAACGGCGGATCGATGGCGACCGGCCATCCCCTCGGTGCTGGTGGCGGCGTATTGCTGGTCAACGCACTCGACCAGCTGCGTCGCATCGACGGCGAGTACGCGCTGATCACCATTCCGGCGGCACTCGGACTCGGTGCAGCCGTCGTCATCCGGCGACTCGGATGA
- a CDS encoding PaaI family thioesterase — protein MGENTTPVAAPRATPTGVDRPLAEELTDMLEGRLPGTIGMRVLEASAEKVVGELPVLEKVLAPNGYLHAASVVALADTACGIGTRLALPAGASGFTTVELKTNYLGTARSGVVTATAVRVHGGRRTQIWDATVCDDEGRTIALFRCTQLVFHP, from the coding sequence ATGGGTGAGAACACAACCCCGGTGGCCGCGCCGCGCGCGACACCGACCGGCGTGGACCGACCCCTCGCGGAAGAGTTGACCGACATGCTCGAGGGCCGCTTGCCGGGAACGATCGGCATGCGGGTCCTCGAGGCGTCCGCGGAGAAGGTGGTCGGGGAGCTGCCCGTTCTCGAAAAGGTGCTCGCCCCCAACGGATACCTCCATGCGGCCAGCGTCGTCGCGTTGGCGGACACCGCCTGCGGGATCGGTACCCGACTCGCGCTGCCGGCCGGCGCATCGGGTTTCACCACGGTGGAACTCAAGACGAACTACCTGGGCACCGCACGCTCGGGGGTCGTCACCGCGACGGCGGTCCGCGTGCACGGCGGTCGGCGCACACAAATCTGGGACGCGACTGTATGCGACGACGAGGGCCGGACGATCGCCCTGTTCCGATGCACCCAGTTGGTGTTCCACCCCTGA
- the rimP gene encoding ribosome maturation factor RimP, whose protein sequence is MPVPSRERVIELLAEHVEREGYDLEDVTITLAGRHSSVRVMVDSDAGLELDEVARLSHVISEVFEAVSDFGESPYTLEVTSPGIDRPLTEDRHWRRAQGRKALIELEAESVTGRIGRLADGAVDVVVKAKGGPAVRRVELKDVRKAVVQVEFSRPDARELELAGGIPEGRVAPADAEASNEEEVEGSDK, encoded by the coding sequence ATGCCGGTGCCGTCGAGGGAGAGGGTGATCGAGCTTCTCGCCGAACACGTCGAGCGCGAGGGCTACGACCTCGAGGACGTGACCATCACGCTCGCAGGTCGGCACAGCTCCGTTCGCGTCATGGTCGACAGCGACGCAGGTCTCGAACTGGACGAAGTGGCTCGGCTGAGTCACGTGATCTCCGAGGTCTTCGAAGCGGTCTCCGATTTCGGCGAATCCCCGTACACCCTCGAGGTGACGTCACCGGGAATCGACCGGCCGCTGACCGAGGATCGTCACTGGCGGCGCGCCCAGGGCCGCAAGGCTCTCATCGAACTCGAGGCCGAGTCGGTTACGGGCCGGATCGGTCGGCTCGCCGACGGTGCGGTCGACGTGGTCGTGAAGGCCAAGGGTGGTCCGGCCGTGCGTCGGGTGGAACTGAAGGATGTCAGGAAAGCTGTTGTGCAGGTTGAGTTCTCGCGCCCCGACGCGAGGGAACTCGAACTCGCGGGAGGAATCCCGGAGGGCCGTGTGGCGCCTGCGGACGCGGAAGCGTCGAACGAAGAAGAAGTAGAGGGGTCGGACAAGTGA
- a CDS encoding carotenoid oxygenase family protein yields the protein MTNTKSSAGEAPIAVARPVNSGEENPYLLGVFAPVQEELTLDELPVIGEIPKDLNGVYLRNGPNRQFAAPGRYHMFDGDGMIHAAHFENGKVRYRNRYVRTRAFAEESEAGRALWTGLMENPQNNPWGNGHGLGIKDAANTDVIFHRGQVLATWYLCGTPYGIDPLSLETLGAQDFLGTFAGDMMAHPKVDESTGELIWFDYGPDQNFLRYGIIGPNGQQTHLTQVDLPAPRLPHDIAITKNYSILMDLPLVQDQDARRAGKYRIFYDQELPSRFAVIPRHGTGAQVRWFEAKPCYIYHVVNSWEQGDEIIMDVCRVKNPQHQTTFDHPLASMLAYMRLDAQLYRYRFDLRTGATTETPLDDANIEFPSVDSRIMGQSHRYSYSMSLGNEPTLLFDGLVRFDSQTGTKEEHKFGPGRWGAEAPFAPRDGSTGETDGYLVCFVNDEAEDRGEINIFDAEDVAAGPLARVLLPQRVPSGFHACWIRSDQLAEAHAD from the coding sequence ATGACGAATACGAAGTCATCGGCGGGCGAGGCTCCGATTGCCGTCGCCCGCCCGGTGAACAGCGGTGAGGAGAATCCCTACCTCCTCGGTGTGTTCGCGCCCGTGCAGGAGGAGCTGACGCTCGACGAACTGCCCGTGATCGGAGAGATCCCCAAGGACCTCAACGGCGTGTACCTGCGGAACGGTCCGAACCGTCAGTTCGCGGCCCCCGGCCGGTACCACATGTTCGACGGGGACGGCATGATTCACGCCGCCCACTTCGAGAACGGAAAGGTCCGCTACCGCAACCGATACGTGCGCACCCGTGCCTTCGCGGAGGAATCCGAGGCCGGCCGCGCGCTGTGGACCGGTCTGATGGAGAACCCGCAGAACAACCCGTGGGGTAACGGGCACGGCCTGGGGATCAAGGACGCCGCGAACACCGACGTCATCTTCCATCGCGGTCAGGTCCTCGCCACCTGGTACCTGTGCGGAACCCCGTACGGGATCGACCCCCTGTCGCTGGAGACGCTCGGTGCCCAGGACTTCCTCGGGACCTTCGCCGGCGACATGATGGCCCACCCGAAGGTCGACGAGTCGACGGGTGAGCTCATCTGGTTCGACTACGGCCCGGACCAGAACTTCCTGCGCTACGGCATCATCGGGCCGAACGGTCAGCAGACGCATCTGACCCAGGTCGACCTGCCGGCGCCGAGGCTGCCGCACGACATCGCAATCACGAAGAACTACTCGATCCTCATGGATCTGCCGTTGGTTCAGGATCAGGATGCGCGGAGGGCGGGCAAGTACCGCATCTTCTACGACCAGGAACTGCCGTCCCGCTTCGCCGTCATCCCGCGGCACGGCACCGGCGCGCAGGTGCGGTGGTTCGAAGCGAAGCCGTGCTACATCTACCACGTCGTCAACTCCTGGGAACAGGGCGACGAGATCATCATGGACGTCTGCCGCGTCAAGAACCCGCAGCACCAGACGACCTTCGATCATCCGCTGGCGAGCATGCTCGCCTACATGCGTCTCGATGCGCAGCTGTACCGGTACCGGTTCGACCTCCGGACCGGGGCGACGACCGAAACCCCGCTCGACGACGCGAACATCGAGTTCCCGAGCGTGGATTCGCGGATTATGGGGCAGTCGCATCGATACTCGTACAGCATGAGCCTCGGAAACGAACCGACGTTGCTCTTCGACGGCCTGGTGCGCTTCGACTCCCAGACCGGAACGAAGGAGGAGCACAAGTTCGGGCCGGGACGGTGGGGTGCCGAGGCGCCGTTCGCGCCGCGCGACGGATCGACCGGTGAGACCGACGGCTACCTGGTCTGCTTCGTGAACGACGAGGCGGAGGATCGCGGCGAGATCAACATCTTCGACGCCGAGGACGTCGCCGCGGGACCGCTTGCGCGAGTGCTGCTGCCGCAGCGGGTGCCGTCCGGCTTCCACGCGTGCTGGATCCGCAGCGATCAGCTCGCCGAGGCACACGCCGACTGA
- a CDS encoding YlxR family protein encodes MVQRELSVLTRARAGEPVRTCVGCRQKGLAADLLRVVAHQAESGGFVLAPDPKRRLPGRGAWLHLDPKCLSEAGRRRAFGRALRVSGSLDSSDLDRLMEAAEMSETSRADHSALWEQDSDHA; translated from the coding sequence ATGGTTCAGCGTGAACTGTCTGTGTTGACGCGTGCCCGAGCCGGTGAACCGGTGCGGACGTGCGTCGGATGCAGGCAGAAAGGGCTGGCTGCCGACCTGCTCAGGGTCGTGGCGCACCAGGCCGAATCCGGCGGATTCGTCCTCGCGCCCGATCCGAAGCGAAGGCTCCCCGGGCGGGGTGCATGGTTGCACCTCGACCCGAAGTGTCTGAGCGAGGCGGGCCGGCGCCGAGCATTCGGCAGAGCACTGCGGGTGTCCGGAAGTCTGGATTCCTCGGACCTCGACCGGCTGATGGAAGCGGCCGAGATGTCCGAGACATCAAGGGCGGATCACTCGGCCCTGTGGGAACAGGACAGTGATCACGCGTGA
- the nusA gene encoding transcription termination factor NusA has translation MNIDITALRAIEADKGISAGTIIAAIETALLTAYRHTEGHQPHARIDVDTKTGVVRVMAHDVDVDGNRVGEEWDDTPEGFGRIAATTARQVILQRLRDAEHERSFGEFSTHEGEIVGGVIQRDTRANARGMVVVRIGSEANGAEGLIPPAEQVPGETYEHGDRIKCYVVGVSRGQRGPQITLSRTHPNLVRKLFALEVPEIADGSVEIVAVAREAGHRSKIAVHSRVPGLNAKGACIGPMGQRVRNVMSELAGEKIDIIDYDEDPAKFVGNALSPSKVVSVTVVDPDARAARVVVPDFQLSLAIGKEGQNARLAARLTGWRIDIRSDAAPGPESQVGRETTGA, from the coding sequence GTGAATATCGACATCACAGCGCTGCGCGCGATCGAAGCGGACAAGGGTATCTCCGCGGGGACGATCATCGCGGCGATCGAGACCGCTCTGCTGACGGCCTACCGCCACACCGAGGGCCATCAGCCCCACGCCCGGATCGACGTCGACACCAAGACCGGTGTCGTCCGGGTCATGGCGCACGACGTCGACGTCGACGGCAACCGCGTCGGCGAGGAATGGGACGACACCCCCGAGGGATTCGGTCGGATCGCGGCGACCACCGCCCGTCAGGTGATCCTCCAGCGCCTGCGCGATGCGGAGCACGAGCGCAGCTTCGGCGAGTTCTCCACCCACGAGGGCGAGATCGTCGGCGGCGTCATCCAGCGCGACACCCGCGCCAACGCACGCGGCATGGTGGTCGTGCGCATCGGCAGCGAGGCGAACGGCGCCGAGGGGCTCATCCCGCCGGCCGAGCAGGTGCCGGGGGAGACCTACGAGCACGGCGACCGGATCAAGTGCTACGTCGTGGGTGTGTCCCGCGGCCAGCGCGGGCCGCAGATCACGCTGTCGCGCACCCACCCGAACCTCGTGCGCAAGCTGTTCGCCCTCGAGGTCCCCGAGATCGCCGACGGATCGGTCGAGATCGTCGCTGTGGCGCGCGAGGCCGGCCACCGCTCCAAGATCGCCGTCCACTCCCGGGTTCCGGGGCTGAACGCCAAGGGCGCGTGCATCGGTCCGATGGGTCAGCGCGTGCGCAACGTCATGAGCGAGCTGGCGGGCGAGAAGATCGACATCATCGACTACGACGAGGATCCTGCGAAGTTCGTCGGGAACGCACTGTCGCCGTCCAAAGTGGTATCCGTCACTGTCGTGGACCCGGACGCCCGTGCGGCGCGCGTCGTCGTCCCGGACTTCCAGCTGTCGCTGGCGATCGGCAAGGAAGGGCAAAACGCGCGTCTGGCTGCGCGGTTGACCGGATGGCGTATCGACATCCGCAGCGATGCCGCACCGGGCCCGGAGTCACAGGTCGGTCGCGAAACGACAGGTGCTTAG
- a CDS encoding nuclear transport factor 2 family protein codes for MTERTIEQRIADLERIEAIKALKHRYLRACDAKDADTFRACFIDRGAQIDYGPLGKFDDADPIAEVFRNIALQTVDGKHVILDMHHAFHPSITLRGDEVADGKWTLAFRQVNLIDNTETVRSIEYIDEYVIENFEWKMSKCQSITLWSMTRPLAEGTVVTEG; via the coding sequence ATGACCGAACGCACAATCGAGCAGCGCATCGCCGACCTCGAGCGGATCGAGGCCATCAAGGCGCTCAAGCACCGCTACCTGCGCGCGTGTGACGCCAAGGACGCGGACACTTTCCGCGCCTGCTTCATCGATCGCGGCGCCCAGATCGACTACGGCCCGCTCGGCAAGTTCGACGACGCCGACCCCATCGCCGAGGTGTTCCGCAACATCGCCCTGCAGACGGTCGACGGCAAGCACGTCATCCTCGACATGCACCACGCGTTCCACCCGTCGATCACGCTGCGCGGCGACGAGGTGGCGGACGGCAAGTGGACGCTCGCCTTCCGCCAGGTCAACCTGATCGACAACACCGAGACCGTCCGCTCGATCGAGTACATCGACGAGTACGTGATCGAGAACTTCGAGTGGAAGATGTCGAAGTGCCAGTCGATCACGCTGTGGTCGATGACCCGACCGCTCGCCGAGGGCACCGTCGTCACCGAGGGCTGA